The Flammeovirga pectinis genomic interval ATTGAAAAAATGGCAGGAGGTGCGTTAACAGGTTTGGTAGCAATAACAGCATGTTGTAATGTAGTATCTCCAATTAATGCTTTAATTATTGGTTTAATAGCAGGTATAATACATAATTTAGGTTATGATTTAATATTACGTGTATTTAAATTAGACGATCCTGTAGGAGCAATTCCCGTGCACGGTTTTGGTGGTATATTTGGAACACTTAGCGTAGCAATTTTTGGTAAAGAAGAATTATTACTCCTTCCAAGATGGGAACAATTATTAATTCAAGGAATTGGTATTGAAGTATGTGTTGTATTTACTGTAATTGTCTCGGTAATTATGTTTAAAATTATAAAAGCAACTTATGGTTTGAGAGTATCTCCAGAACAAGAATTAAAAGGAATGCTTTTAGGAAGAAATATGCCAGAGCAATTTTATAATGAAGAAACAATTCATAAAGTAAGGTACGTATCTATGCGTGTTTCTGGTAAAGGATATAATTTATTATCGTTTAGAGACTTTGTAGATTTTGAGACTACTTATAGAAATCAATTGATAGAAACAGATAGAGTAACTTTTATAGACGATCAAGGGAGTAAGATCGAATATGTAGAGGCAATGAAACAGATTTCATTATATCTTAGAAATAATATTGAAGATAGATCAATTGCTTAATAATTTAATTTTAAACATTAAGAGTGGTTGTTATACTAGTTATAGCAACCATTTTTTTATTAAAAAATTACATAAGTGTAAAAAATACTGTTATTATCCTTTAATTATTATTTATCTTAATAATTTTGATGTAAATTTATACTACCATATATAATAACACAAGTACATAATCAACTATCAAAATGAATAATTTTAATTCACAATTGCTAGATACCATACCTTTAGAAATAGATTTTAGATGGAGTTTACAGTTAAAAAGAGGAGTTGTGGAAGTTGCGACTTTTGCTTTTAAAGCACTTTCTAATAATGTAAACCTCAGTAGAGAACGTACGGAAAGAATTCATAGAGAATTATTGACCAATTACCGTTTTAGAGAAGATTTTGGTATTGAAGATGTAAATCAAAATGAATTGGTTGTCTACAAATCTCAGGTGGGAACAAATTCAAGAGAATTAGATAGAAAAATGAAGATGTTTAAACGTTGGGTTATTCAAGCACAACGGGATGCTCAAAATAAAATAGAGAAATTTTCTCCAACAATATAGAAAGAAGGCAATTACATTAGAAAGTAGTTGCCTTCTTTGTTACGTAAGTAAATGTACGTAATGCTTGTTTTTGACTACCTGAGGCTACATATCATCACTTAATCTGTTTTTTAGCAGGTTTTGTATTGTTTTAAAAACAGCTTTTAAGCTGATAATTCCCCTATATTGTTTTCTATAAGCGTCTTAAGTTTGCATATGATATAAGTATAATTACTTAATTAAATCAAAACTTAAGCAAATGAAACAATTAATTTACACAGCTCTCATTCTACTTTTAACAACAAACTTTGAAGTATTTTCGCAAGACTTTAAAATGTCTGCAGAGATCCGTCCTCGTTCTGAATTCAGAAACGGATTTAAAAAGCTTAGAACAGATTCATCAACTCCAGCATTTTTTACAGAACAACGTTCAAGATTAAATCTTGATTATTCTTCAGATAAAGTAATTATGCGTTTATCATTACAAGATGTACGTATGTGGGGTGAAACAGATCAAATTTATAAGTCTGACCCTGCTATGACAACAATTTCTGAAGCATGGGCACAGTATAACTTTACTTCTAAATTCGGATTAAAAGTTGGACGTCAGATTATATCTTATGATAACCAACGTTTTTTAGGTGGTTTAGAATGGGCACAGCAAGGAAGAAGACATGATGCTGCCTTATTTATTTTTGATGATAAGGCTAAAAAGTTTAAAATTCATGCAGGATTAGCGTATAACCAAAATGGTGTTGAGCCTAAAAAGGTTGAAGGTAACGTGTATTTAGGTACAAACAACTACAAGGCAATGCAATATTTGTGGGCGCATAAAGACTGGGAAGGCGGAGCCGTTTCTGGTTTAGTTTTTAATGAAAGTTATCAATATGGATCAACTACCGATAGTGTAAGCCAAAGACAAACATTAGGTGTTGTAGGATCTAAGAAATTTGGTATTCTAAAAGTTGCCGGTGAAGGGTATTACCAAACTGGGCAAAGAGGTACAGCAGATGTAAATGCTTACTTATTAGACTTAAACTTTACTGCAAAAACAAAATTAACTCCTATTACACTTGGTTATCAAATTTTATCAGGTGGTGATCCAGCTTCTGGAGAGGTAACAAACTTTACACCAGCATATGGTACAAACCATAAATTCAATGGTTTTATGGATTACTTCTATGTAGGAAATCCACATAACGATGCAATAGGTAATAATGTTGGTTTACAAGATATTTATCTAAATACTCAGTTTAAAATTGGTAAAGGAACTTTAAAAGCTCAATTGCATCAGTTTTTAGCAGCAACAGATGTAGTTAAATCTGTTAGTTCAGATGGAGTACAAGAAATAGTTGATGGTAATTTAGGTACAGAGATAGACCTAGTTTATGTAAACAAATTAAGCCCTGTTGCTACATTAATGGTAGGTTACTCTCAAATGTTTGGGACTTCTTCTATGGAAGTATTGAAAGGCGGAGATAGTGGTTTAATCAATAACTGGGCATTTGTGATGTTAACATTTAAGCCTACTCTTTTTAAAACAAAATCAGCAAACTAAACAAACTCTTAAAATAACAAACTAATGAAAAATTTATTCTTAAAATCACTTACTACTAAAGTAGTAGGGGTGGCAATTATTGGCTTATTTTTTAACTGTAGTGGTTCAAAAACTTCTTCAGAAACAAAATCTACTGTAGTTGTAGAAAAAGAATCATCAACTAAACAATTAGATATAGAAAAACCACAGTTAACGTTTGGTTTTATAAAACTAACAGATATGGCTCCTTTAGCAATTGCAAAAGAGTTAGGGTATTTTGAAGATGAAGGGTTATTTGTTTCTGTTGAAGCACAATCGAATTGGAAAAATATTTTAGACCGTGTAATTGATGGTCAGTTAGATGGTTCTCATATGTTGGCAGGGCAACCAATTGCAGCAGGAGCTGGATTTGGTAGACAAGCAGATTTGGTAACTTCTTTCTCTATGGATTTGAATGGTAATGGTATTACTGTATCGAATGACGTTTGGAAAAAAATGAAACCAAATGTACCTAAAGGAGCAGATGGAAAACCAGTCCACCCAATAAAAGCGGATGCTTTAGTTCCTGTAATTAACGAGTATAAAAGTGAAGGAAAAGCCTTTAAAATGGGAATGGTATTTCCAGTTTCTACACACAACTATGAAATTCGTTATTGGTTAGCAGCAGCAGATGTGAACCCTGGGTTCTATACAAAAGAAAATATTCAAGGTCAGATTGATGCAGATGTTTTACTTTCTGTTACACCTCCACCACAAATGCCAGCTACATTAGAGGCAGGTACAATTTTCGGGTATTGTGTGGGTGAACCTTGGAATCAGCAAGCAGTATTTAAAGGAATTGGTGTTCCTGTTACAACAAATTATGATATCTGGAAGAATAATCCAGAAAAGGTATTTGTAATGACAAAAGAGTTTACTGAGAAATATCCAAATACAGCAGTTGCTGTTACTAAGGCATTAATCCGTGCGGGAAAGTGGTTAGATGAACCCGGTAATAGAGCTAAAGCTGTTGGTATTTTATCTATGCCAGAATATGTAGGAGCAGACTCTGTTGTTATTGCCAATTCTATGACGGGTACGTTTGAATTTGAAAAAGGAGACAAACGTGCAATGCCAGATTTTAATGTATTCTTTAGACATAATGCAACGTATCCATTTTACTCTGATGGTGTGTGGTTTTTAACTCAAATGAGACGTTGGGGACAAATTCCTTCGGCTAAACCTAAAGGATGGTACGATGAGACAATTAAAGATATTTACCGCCCAGATATATGGGAAAAAGCCGCCGCTTTATTGGTGGAAGAAGGTCATTTAGCTAAAACAGATGTTCCAGACACAGATGGTTATAAAGCTCCAACAACAGATTTTATCGATGGGAAACTGTTTGATGGAAAAGAGCCTATCCAATATATCAATAGCTTTAAAATAGGTAATAAAGACGCTTCTATGTAAGCAACAAAATAATTATTTGCCATAATTATTAGTATATCTAAGTTGACTGAAAGTGTAGGCGTGGAACTGGCGCTGTGAAACGCCTACATTCATCAACTTAAAAAAAAAGAACAATCCTTCTTTAATAAAACAGACTAACAACAACTTAATTTCAGACACTAAAAGAATACTATAATGAAAGATAAAATATTACAAATAACAGGAATTCAAGCTTTTCTTGCTCCTTGGGTAAAGATATTTCAAGGAGAAGAAGTAAAGAAGAATATAGATACAATCGTGAAATCTTATGTATTTCCATTTTTATCAATTCTACTGTTTTTGTTAGTATGGCAGGTAAGTGCTAATTATTTATTTAATAAAGAGGCAACTGCTAAAATTGAAAAAGCAAAATTAGAACAAGGTGAAGCAGCAGCTATAGAAATGCAAAACTGTATTTACGCTGGCGATGTAAGCTGCCAACCAAACACACTACCATCTCCTGTAAAAGTATGGAATGCTTATTTATCGTTATTGGCAGATCATAATATAATTTTAGACAAAAAAGATGCATTTGCAGCTAAAGTTGCAAAAACAAATGAGAAGAGAGTAGCAGCAGGTAAAGACCCGATTACTTATACTGGTCGTCCGTCATTTGTAGATCAAATAGGTACAAGTTTAAAAACGGTATTTGCAGGCTTTTTTTTAGCAGCATTTATTGCGATTCCATTAGGTATATTAATTGGATTAAGTACAACATTAAGAACATCATTTAACTGGCTAATTCAGATTTTAAAACCAGTTTCTCCGGTAGTTTGGTTACTCTTGGTATTCATGATCATCAAAACAGTAATGTCGGATTCTGATATGGATAAGTCGTTTATGATCTCATTTATAAGTGTAGGTTTATGTTCTATGTGGGCAACATTAGTAAACACAAGTATGGGTGTTTCTTCTGTAGATAAAGATTTTGTAAACGTAGCCAAAGTATTAAAATTAAGTATAGGTCAGAATATTTTTAAGGTAGTATTACCCTCTTCTTTACCAATGATTTTTACAGGTTTACGTATTACTTTATCAGTAGCTTGGATGGTATTAATTGCAATAGAATTATTAGCACAAAGCCCTGGTTTAGGTTCGTTTGTTTGGGAGGAATTTCAGAATGGAGCAAATGATTCTAATGCTAAAATTATTGTAGCCATGTTTGTCATTGGTATGATTGGTTTTCTTTTGGATAGAATCATGATGGTTATTCAAAACATGATGTCATTTAATAAAAACGAAACTGCTTAATCGTATCACTATGGCTTATTTAGAACTTAAAAATGTAAGCAAGTCTTACGGTACAGGAAAAGATAAAGTAGAGGTATTAAAGAATATCAATTTATCTGTAGAAGAAGGAGAATTTGTAGCAATTGTTGGGTTTACTGGGAGTGGAAAAACTACTCTTATAAATCTTATCAATGGATTGGAATTTCCAGATGAAGGGGAGGTATTATTACAAGGTAAACCAATAACAGGGCCTGGACCAGATAGAGGTGTAGTATTTCAGAATTATTCTTTACTGCCTTGGTTAACAGTAGCTCAGAATATAAAATTAGCAATTGATGAAGTCTATACATCATCTTCTAAAAAAGAAAAAACAGCATTAATTAAAAAGTATGTAGATATGGTACACCTATCGCATGCAATAGATAAAAAACCTGCAGAATTGTCTGGAGGGATGCGCCAGAGAGTTTCTGTAGCAAGAGCCTTAGCCATGAACCCCAAAATGCTTTTAATGGACGAACCTTTAAGTGCCTTAGATGCCTTAACAAGAGGGACTTTACAAGAAGAGATAGTTAATATTTGGGGAGAGGATAAAAAGACGTGTTTGTTAATTACGAATGATGTTGATGAAGGGGTTGTAATGGCCGATAGGATTATTCCTTTAAAACCAGGGCCAAAGGCAGAGTTAGGTCCTAACTTTAAAGTAGACTTACCAAGACCGAGAGTTATTGCAGAAATCAATAAAAATGAAACGTACAAACATCTTAGAAATGAAATTTTAGAGTATTTGATTGCAGTTGGAGCATCTAGAAAAAGTGAAAAAACAACTTCTTACGAATTGCCTGATTTGAAACCAGTAATGCCTGGGAGAGTAAAATGGGGTATTCAAAGAAGAAAAGAAAAACAACAATTTTTTTAGATCAAGATCTATTTAAAAATCAATTAATAACGATAAAAAAGTAAATTATGATGAGTGTTTTAGAGAAAAAATTAATAGTATCGTCAACCCAAATTATTGAAGATACAAGACCAGATATGTTGGTTTGTAAAGATATTGCTAAAATTTATCCTACTCCTAAAGGTGATTATACTGTATTGTCAGACTTACAATTGACCGTAAAAAAAGGGGAGTTTATTTCTGTAATTGGTCATTCAGGTTGTGGTAAATCTACATTACTTACAATGATTGCGGGGTTAAACGACATTAGTAAAGGAAGTGTTTATGTAGATGGAGATGAAGTAAGAGGGGCAGGGCCAGATAGAGCGGTTGTATTTCAATCGCCAAGTTTATTTCCTTGGATGACTGCTTTACAAAATGTAATGATTGGCGTTAAACAGGTTTTTCCGCATGCTACAAAAAAGCAAAAACAAGATATCTGTAAATACTACCTTGATAAAGTAGGTTTAGGGAATGATTTTGATAAAAGAGCATCGGAACTGTCTCAGGGAATGCAGCAAAGAGTTGGCATTGCAAGAGCATTTGCTTTAAAACCAAAGGTGTTACTCCTAGATGAGCCTTTTGGAATGTTAGATTCTTTAACTAGAGGTGAATTGCAAGATGTATTGTTGGAGGTGTGGCAAAAAGAACAGATTACTGCAATTATGATTACTCATGATGTAGATGAATCTATCTTCTTGGCAGACCGTGTGATTATGATGACCAGTGGACCTTTTGCTAAAATTGGTGATGAACTTGCAATCCCTTTTGAACGACCAAGAAATAGAGTAGATATATTAGAACATCCAGATTACTATCAGTACAGAGGCTATTTAATGGACTTCTTGAATCATTAAAACTCACAACACACTTAAACAACACAAAATAACTAACAGCAAACAGAATGAATCATTTTTTACTAAAGAATCCGAAAAAAAGGTTTACGGCTTCATATATCACTGCCCTTTCATTAATTGCCCTTTTAAGCATAACTAGTCAACTTATAATCAGATCTGTTTTAACAGAACAAGAAAAAGATGCTAGGATTATTAATATATCTGGACGTCAGAGAATGTTAAGTCAGAAGATTAGTAAACTAGCTTTACAACTAGAAAGAGCAACTTCTGATAGAGAATATTCTTTATTGAAAAGTAAATTAGAAAATGTGATGCACCTTCTGTCTACCTCACATTATGGGCTAATGAACCGATCTGAAGAGATGGCTTTGGAAGGTGAAAATAGCGAGACAATCAAGAAAATGTTCGAAGGTATTACCGATAATTTTGAAGCAATTTTTAAAGCCGGAAATAGCATCTTATTATCCTCGCATGCCTATGAAGTTAAAGAAGATGTATCAATCATTCTAAAAAATGAGGCCTCTTTTTTGAAGCAAATGAACACTATCACTTTCCAATATGATCATGAATCTACAAGCAGAACAAAAAAAGTATCTCTAATAGAATACATTCTCTTATTTATCACTTTAGCATCTATTTTTCTGGAGGGTTTTTTCATTTTTAGACCAGCAGTTAATGCTATTGATAAATACCTTAGAGAAACGATAAGTAGAGGAATTGCATTACAAGATGCTCATGAAAATTTAATGGAATCTCAAGAGAAAAAAGAACTTGTAGAAAGAGAGTTATTTGAACAACTTCAGAAAAACCATGAGTTGCAAATCAATATAAATAAAGACTTAGAGTTAAAAATAAACGAACGAACAAGAGAAATTCAGGATCAGAAAGAAGAAATTTTACAGCAAAGTAATGAGCTAAAGTATCAAAACGATATGATTACTAAAGTGAATACTAAGCTTACGGAGAACATTAGTTATGCAAGAAAATTACAACATTCAATTTTAGGAAACCGTCAGTCTATAGTAGATCAATTTAAAGATGGGTTTATTACAAGTAAACCAAAAGATATTATTTCTGGAGATTTCTATTGGTTTTATCAAATAGATAATCTTCGTTTTTTAATTGCTGCAGATTGTACAGGACATGGTGTTTCTGCTGCTTTTATGACTATAATAGGAAATTTATTATTGAATGATATTATTACTAACCAAAAGGTTTATACACCAGATAATATACTCAATTTACTTGATATGGAATTGTATGCTTTGATGAACTTAAAGAATACAAAAAAAATACATGATGGTATGGATTTAGGACTGGTTGTAATAAATAGTGATACGAGAACTATAGAATTTTCTGGAGCAAAAAGACCTCTTTATTTTGTCGGAAAAGAGAATACAATAGAGAAATATGCAGGTTCAAAATCTACTATTGGTTATAATAGTAAATCCGTTCGGAAAGATTTTAATTCTACACTTATTCATTACCAAGGAGGAGATAGACTTTATTTAACTAGTGATGGTTTTCAAGATCAATTTGGAGGAGAATCAGACACTAAATTTATGCAGAAACGCTTTGTTGAGGTATTAAATAAAACAATTAATCTATCAATGGAGAAGCAGCAAAAAGTACTTGATACCGTATTTGAGAAATGGAAGGGGGCAAGCACTCAGACAGACGATGTGCTAGTAGTTGGGGTTGAATTGTAAAACAAGAAGGCTATTTCATTCTAAATAATGAAATAGCCTTCTTGTTTTAAAGACAATTATGTTTATTCTAGCCTATCTAATAAGACTATTTTTTTCCACCCTTCTGGATTAAGAAAAATATCATCATTTTGCTTCTCAATTACTTTTTGAATTTTTCGTACTAAACACAAACAAGTATTATAGCGCATAT includes:
- a CDS encoding alginate export family protein gives rise to the protein MKQLIYTALILLLTTNFEVFSQDFKMSAEIRPRSEFRNGFKKLRTDSSTPAFFTEQRSRLNLDYSSDKVIMRLSLQDVRMWGETDQIYKSDPAMTTISEAWAQYNFTSKFGLKVGRQIISYDNQRFLGGLEWAQQGRRHDAALFIFDDKAKKFKIHAGLAYNQNGVEPKKVEGNVYLGTNNYKAMQYLWAHKDWEGGAVSGLVFNESYQYGSTTDSVSQRQTLGVVGSKKFGILKVAGEGYYQTGQRGTADVNAYLLDLNFTAKTKLTPITLGYQILSGGDPASGEVTNFTPAYGTNHKFNGFMDYFYVGNPHNDAIGNNVGLQDIYLNTQFKIGKGTLKAQLHQFLAATDVVKSVSSDGVQEIVDGNLGTEIDLVYVNKLSPVATLMVGYSQMFGTSSMEVLKGGDSGLINNWAFVMLTFKPTLFKTKSAN
- a CDS encoding CmpA/NrtA family ABC transporter substrate-binding protein — protein: MKNLFLKSLTTKVVGVAIIGLFFNCSGSKTSSETKSTVVVEKESSTKQLDIEKPQLTFGFIKLTDMAPLAIAKELGYFEDEGLFVSVEAQSNWKNILDRVIDGQLDGSHMLAGQPIAAGAGFGRQADLVTSFSMDLNGNGITVSNDVWKKMKPNVPKGADGKPVHPIKADALVPVINEYKSEGKAFKMGMVFPVSTHNYEIRYWLAAADVNPGFYTKENIQGQIDADVLLSVTPPPQMPATLEAGTIFGYCVGEPWNQQAVFKGIGVPVTTNYDIWKNNPEKVFVMTKEFTEKYPNTAVAVTKALIRAGKWLDEPGNRAKAVGILSMPEYVGADSVVIANSMTGTFEFEKGDKRAMPDFNVFFRHNATYPFYSDGVWFLTQMRRWGQIPSAKPKGWYDETIKDIYRPDIWEKAAALLVEEGHLAKTDVPDTDGYKAPTTDFIDGKLFDGKEPIQYINSFKIGNKDASM
- a CDS encoding ABC transporter permease, which encodes MKDKILQITGIQAFLAPWVKIFQGEEVKKNIDTIVKSYVFPFLSILLFLLVWQVSANYLFNKEATAKIEKAKLEQGEAAAIEMQNCIYAGDVSCQPNTLPSPVKVWNAYLSLLADHNIILDKKDAFAAKVAKTNEKRVAAGKDPITYTGRPSFVDQIGTSLKTVFAGFFLAAFIAIPLGILIGLSTTLRTSFNWLIQILKPVSPVVWLLLVFMIIKTVMSDSDMDKSFMISFISVGLCSMWATLVNTSMGVSSVDKDFVNVAKVLKLSIGQNIFKVVLPSSLPMIFTGLRITLSVAWMVLIAIELLAQSPGLGSFVWEEFQNGANDSNAKIIVAMFVIGMIGFLLDRIMMVIQNMMSFNKNETA
- a CDS encoding ABC transporter ATP-binding protein; translated protein: MAYLELKNVSKSYGTGKDKVEVLKNINLSVEEGEFVAIVGFTGSGKTTLINLINGLEFPDEGEVLLQGKPITGPGPDRGVVFQNYSLLPWLTVAQNIKLAIDEVYTSSSKKEKTALIKKYVDMVHLSHAIDKKPAELSGGMRQRVSVARALAMNPKMLLMDEPLSALDALTRGTLQEEIVNIWGEDKKTCLLITNDVDEGVVMADRIIPLKPGPKAELGPNFKVDLPRPRVIAEINKNETYKHLRNEILEYLIAVGASRKSEKTTSYELPDLKPVMPGRVKWGIQRRKEKQQFF
- a CDS encoding ABC transporter ATP-binding protein, which encodes MMSVLEKKLIVSSTQIIEDTRPDMLVCKDIAKIYPTPKGDYTVLSDLQLTVKKGEFISVIGHSGCGKSTLLTMIAGLNDISKGSVYVDGDEVRGAGPDRAVVFQSPSLFPWMTALQNVMIGVKQVFPHATKKQKQDICKYYLDKVGLGNDFDKRASELSQGMQQRVGIARAFALKPKVLLLDEPFGMLDSLTRGELQDVLLEVWQKEQITAIMITHDVDESIFLADRVIMMTSGPFAKIGDELAIPFERPRNRVDILEHPDYYQYRGYLMDFLNH
- a CDS encoding SpoIIE family protein phosphatase, producing MNHFLLKNPKKRFTASYITALSLIALLSITSQLIIRSVLTEQEKDARIINISGRQRMLSQKISKLALQLERATSDREYSLLKSKLENVMHLLSTSHYGLMNRSEEMALEGENSETIKKMFEGITDNFEAIFKAGNSILLSSHAYEVKEDVSIILKNEASFLKQMNTITFQYDHESTSRTKKVSLIEYILLFITLASIFLEGFFIFRPAVNAIDKYLRETISRGIALQDAHENLMESQEKKELVERELFEQLQKNHELQININKDLELKINERTREIQDQKEEILQQSNELKYQNDMITKVNTKLTENISYARKLQHSILGNRQSIVDQFKDGFITSKPKDIISGDFYWFYQIDNLRFLIAADCTGHGVSAAFMTIIGNLLLNDIITNQKVYTPDNILNLLDMELYALMNLKNTKKIHDGMDLGLVVINSDTRTIEFSGAKRPLYFVGKENTIEKYAGSKSTIGYNSKSVRKDFNSTLIHYQGGDRLYLTSDGFQDQFGGESDTKFMQKRFVEVLNKTINLSMEKQQKVLDTVFEKWKGASTQTDDVLVVGVEL